A genome region from Myxococcota bacterium includes the following:
- a CDS encoding metalloregulator ArsR/SmtB family transcription factor, whose product MPIRKPEAASCCAPVLKGRLAEREADELAPVFRALGDPGRLRLLSFLAAQPGGEACVCHLTAPLGLTQPTVSHHLRVLTEAGLLERERRGTWMYYRLRLERLDELCAALAPPKRLTEAMRRKAG is encoded by the coding sequence ATGCCAATACGCAAGCCCGAGGCAGCTTCCTGCTGCGCGCCGGTCCTGAAGGGCCGGCTCGCCGAACGCGAGGCCGACGAGCTCGCTCCGGTGTTCCGCGCGCTGGGCGACCCGGGCCGGCTCCGGCTGCTGAGCTTTCTCGCGGCGCAGCCGGGAGGCGAGGCGTGCGTCTGCCATCTCACGGCGCCGCTGGGTCTCACGCAGCCGACGGTGAGCCACCATCTGCGCGTCCTGACCGAGGCCGGGCTGCTCGAGCGCGAGCGCCGCGGCACGTGGATGTACTACCGACTGCGGCTCGAGCGACTCGACGAGCTGTGCGCTGCGCTCGCGCCCCCGAAGCGGCTGACGGAGGCCATGCGGCGGAAGGCGGGATGA
- a CDS encoding arsenate reductase ArsC yields the protein MTNVLFACVHNAGRSQMAAALFNACADPGLARARSAGTQPAARVHPEVVAAMREIGIELAGAQPTLLSDELARSSSLLVTMGCGEACPHVPGLRRLDWPTPDPKGQSLARVREIRDELRERVAALVRERGWQRA from the coding sequence GTGACGAACGTGCTCTTCGCCTGCGTTCACAACGCGGGCCGTTCTCAGATGGCCGCTGCGCTCTTCAACGCCTGCGCCGATCCTGGGCTCGCCCGGGCCCGATCCGCCGGCACGCAGCCCGCCGCGCGCGTGCACCCCGAGGTGGTCGCCGCGATGCGCGAGATCGGCATCGAGCTCGCCGGAGCCCAGCCGACCCTCCTGTCCGACGAGCTGGCGCGCAGCTCGAGCCTGCTCGTCACCATGGGCTGCGGCGAAGCCTGTCCTCACGTGCCGGGGCTGCGGCGTCTCGATTGGCCGACCCCCGACCCGAAGGGCCAGTCACTGGCGCGCGTGCGCGAGATCCGCGACGAGCTGCGCGAGCGCGTGGCCGCGCTCGTGCGCGAGCGGGGCTGGCAGCGGGCCTAG
- a CDS encoding aquaporin, which translates to MTLSLGKRACAEALASAFLLAAIVGSGIMGERLAGGNAALALLANSAATGAALVALILAFAPISGAQLNPAVTLVAAWERALPWREVPAYVSGQLAGALAGVGAANAMFALPVFSISSHARSGAGQLLSESLATFGLIFVVQSCARLRDATAVALAVGGYIAAAYWFTSSTSFANPAVTIARTLSDTFAGIRPADAPGFIAAQAVGAFAAASAARWLAK; encoded by the coding sequence ATGACGCTCTCGCTCGGGAAGCGCGCCTGCGCCGAGGCCCTGGCGAGCGCCTTCCTGCTCGCGGCGATCGTCGGCTCCGGGATCATGGGCGAACGCCTGGCGGGCGGGAATGCGGCGCTGGCGCTGCTCGCGAACTCGGCCGCGACTGGAGCCGCCCTGGTCGCGTTGATCCTCGCGTTCGCGCCGATTTCGGGGGCGCAGCTCAATCCCGCAGTCACTCTGGTGGCCGCCTGGGAGCGCGCGCTCCCCTGGCGCGAGGTCCCGGCCTACGTCTCCGGCCAGCTCGCCGGCGCGCTGGCCGGTGTGGGCGCCGCAAACGCGATGTTCGCGCTGCCGGTGTTCTCGATCTCGAGTCACGCGCGCAGCGGTGCCGGACAGCTCTTGAGCGAGTCGCTCGCGACGTTCGGGCTGATCTTCGTGGTTCAGAGCTGCGCGCGCCTGCGCGACGCGACCGCGGTCGCGCTCGCCGTCGGTGGGTACATCGCGGCGGCGTATTGGTTCACGTCGTCGACCTCGTTCGCGAACCCCGCAGTCACGATCGCGCGCACGCTGTCCGACACCTTTGCCGGCATCCGGCCGGCCGACGCGCCCGGCTTCATCGCCGCACAGGCCGTGGGCGCCTTCGCCGCGGCTTCCGCGGCGCGCTGGCTCGCCAAGTGA
- a CDS encoding Rieske 2Fe-2S domain-containing protein: protein MRRTRLTSVATYERVLPVSAERVWENVLDWEHLPSLHRDSFAQIRRVDAGDWGWTAVVRGRGAGARDITLQVVLHRDELRYVTATIEGPGKGTEIWTQLEPRSEHETAIRVEFLVPEVSPERRQTLGDGYRALYAKLWDEDEAMMVRRAKLLSRLRTPKAALRARVALGSLSDVRPKLPLVVEHAGRPWRVAEVDGALVAFSAICPHLLGPLEEAPLSGAILECPWHGYRFDVRSGRSCDGRGLNLLPGPKVEVDENGVASLIF, encoded by the coding sequence ATGCGCCGCACCCGCCTCACGTCCGTGGCCACGTACGAGCGGGTGTTGCCGGTCTCGGCCGAACGCGTCTGGGAGAACGTGCTCGACTGGGAGCACCTGCCGTCGCTGCACCGCGACTCGTTCGCGCAGATCCGGCGCGTCGACGCGGGCGACTGGGGCTGGACCGCGGTGGTGCGCGGCCGAGGCGCCGGGGCGCGCGACATCACGCTTCAGGTCGTGCTGCACCGCGACGAGCTGCGCTACGTGACTGCCACGATCGAGGGTCCTGGCAAGGGCACCGAGATCTGGACGCAGCTCGAGCCGCGCAGTGAGCACGAGACCGCGATTCGCGTCGAGTTTCTCGTGCCCGAAGTGTCTCCCGAGCGCCGCCAGACGCTCGGAGACGGCTATCGCGCGCTCTATGCGAAGCTCTGGGACGAGGACGAGGCGATGATGGTGCGGCGCGCGAAGCTGCTGTCGCGCCTGCGCACGCCCAAGGCCGCTCTTCGAGCTCGCGTGGCGCTCGGAAGCCTCTCCGACGTGCGGCCCAAGCTGCCGCTCGTGGTCGAGCACGCAGGCCGGCCGTGGCGCGTCGCGGAGGTCGATGGCGCGCTGGTCGCGTTCTCGGCGATCTGCCCGCACCTGCTCGGCCCGCTCGAAGAAGCGCCGCTCTCGGGAGCCATCCTCGAGTGTCCCTGGCACGGCTATCGCTTCGACGTGCGCTCCGGACGGAGCTGCGACGGCCGCGGGCTGAATCTTTTACCCGGTCCGAAGGTCGAGGTCGACGAAAACGGCGTTGCCAGCCTCATTTTCTGA